A DNA window from Camelina sativa cultivar DH55 chromosome 13, Cs, whole genome shotgun sequence contains the following coding sequences:
- the LOC104738277 gene encoding uncharacterized protein LOC104738277, giving the protein MVLPPPVRSQHLARSAAPAATLQAFQSVIRNPWIPCLPEKHMDPPIDGFHRTPGPPTPEAVASQDLWIWHTFFGPPGTLNDINVLDRSPVFDDILQGHAPKVNYFVNGREYHLAYYLTDARFAIFKNPALVHDKETIGKIMRACIILHNMIVEDERDEYRQLDPTEFAQVEAHRTSHVDSTFSTDIPSNVSNMMTMLSKRKEIRNQQKHQQLKDDLVENI; this is encoded by the exons ATGGTTCTTCCACCTCCAGTTCGCTCACAGCATCTCGCCAGATCTGCCGCTCCCGCTGCAACGCTTCAAGCCTTTCAATCGGTAATCCGGAATCCCTGGATACCATGTCTTCCAGAAAAGCACATGGACCCTCCAATAGATGGCTTTCACCGAACGCCTGGTCCGCCGACTCCAGAGGCTGTAGCGTCACAAGATCTGTGGATATGGCACACGTTTTTTGGACCTCCAGGTACGTTAAACgatatcaatgttcttgatCGCTCTCCggtttttgatgatatattacaAGGTCATGCTCCTAAAGTTAATTACTTTGTCAACGGCCGCGAGTATcatttggcttactatctcaccgatg ctcgctTCGCCATATTCAAAAACCCGGCTCTTGTCCATGATAAGGAAACAATTGGAAAGATAATGAGAGCGTGTATCATACTTCACAACATGATAGTAGAAGACGAACGAGATGAGTATAGACAGTTGGATCCAACAGAATTCGCACAAGTAGAAGCACACAGAACTTCACATGTGGACTCCACATTTTCAACTGATATACCTTCAAATGTCAGCAATATGATGACCATGCTCAGCAAGCGGAAGGAAATTCGTAATCAGCAAAAACATCAACAATTGAaggatgatttggttgagaatatctGA